Within the Fundidesulfovibrio putealis DSM 16056 genome, the region CCATGGTCATGCCGTCCAGCACCTGTTTGACGCCCAGCGCCTCGGACGGCCCGGCTTCGATGTCGTTCAAATCAATGGCCCGGATGACCTCGCGCAGGCGCGCCGGGACATTGGCCTCCAGCGAGAAGGCGGCGCAGAGGACCTCGAAGGTGGTCAAGGGGCCGACGTGGGTGAACTCGGCCTCGGCCATGTCGAAACGCACGGCATCGGCACGGGCGGCGGGCTGTACGTCGGCAGGGACGAAATCGATGCGCGCGTCGGGGTCGATGAAGCGGCGCACCAGCCAGAAGGACGCGAGGCGGTCGATGTAGGGGCGCTGGCGCGTGATCCAGGTTTTGCCCAGGTAATCCGAAGCGGCCAGTTTGGGGATGGCCGGGCCGCTTGGAGCGTCAGGGCCGTCACCAGTCAGCAGCGCGGCGAGTTCGGCCAGCAGGGCGGCCACGCGTGGGCCGCGCCCGCCAGGGAAGTAGTCGATGGCCTGGAGTGCGTCAGCGCGCTTGGCGAGCTTGCGGCGCGCGGATTCAAGCGCGTCTGCGTCGAAGCCGGGCTGGCGGGTCTGGTCCAGGAGCGGCAGGAGGTCCTGCTCGATGGCCTGCCAGTCGGCGTCGCGGGCTTGTGTGAAGCAGGCTGCAAGGTCCGTGGGCGTCATGTTGGCCGGGGGGCCGGTCTCAAGAAACAGGGCCTCGCCGCCCAGTTCGTCCACTTCCTTGGCCAGCCAGGTGAGCTGCTCGTGCAGGTCGGGCCGGGCGGGCAGGGCGTAGAGAGCGCCTTTTATGATCACCGCGCCAAGGGAGTTCAGGCGACGCCAGACGCGCATGCGGGCGGTCTGGTTCTTGGCGGGCAGCGTGAAGGAGAAGAAGAACCACTTGCTGTTATTCATGTGACAACTATTGTCATAGATATAACAATTGTCAAGAGGCTGCTTCAACAAAAAACGCGCCGCCTACCGTGTGACGGGTAAGCGGCGCGAAGCCCACTGAGGGTCCAGGGGGATCATCCCCCTGGCGGGTGCAGGGCAGCGCCCTGCCAGGGGCTGGGACAGACCCACAGCTAGAACTTGTACCTGAAGCCCAGCGACGCCTTCCAGGTGTCGCCGCTGTGCGAGGCGTTCACCAGCCTGCGTCCCCAGACGGAGCTGTCGAACTCGCCGTGGGCCCAGCCGGTCTCCAGGATGAGGGCGAGATTCTTGTAGATGTTGTACTGGCTGTCGATGTTCACGGCCAGGATGTGCTCGGTGGTGGCCAGCTCGCGTCCCATCTGGAAGTAGTTGCCGTAGCCCCAGAGTGCGACGCCTGCGCGCAGGGCCTGGGGGGAGTTCAGTCCCTTGGCGAAGGTGAAGCTTATGCGGCTGGTGAGGTCCTCGATGAAGGAGATCTTGTCCAGGGTGGCGATGAAGCCCCACGCGCCCAGGTAGTCCACGCCGATGAAGCCCCGGCTGAACTCCTGGGTGGAGTCGAACAGGAAGGAGTTGCCCGCGCCCCAGGCGCTGGTGATGACAGGCATACGCTCCGAGCCGTTGCGGGTGGAGGAGTCCTCGCCGGTGGCGTACCAGAAGGCGATCTGCGGGCTCATGAAGGACAGGCCCACGTATTCGGCGGCCACGTCGAAGAACAGGCCGCCGCGCTGGTTCTTGGAGCGCTCGGTGGCCCCGCCCGCGCCGTAGATCACGTCGGCGTAGAACTTGAAGGGGTCCAGGGCGGTGAGGCTGAACGCGCCGCCCACCCACCAGTACAGGTCCTGGGCGTCGCGCTGTCCCACGGGGGCAAGGCGGCTTCCGGCGGAATAGAGGTTGCTGGCCAGGGTCTGGTTCGCGCCCGCGCCGCCGGTGCTGACGCCGGGGAGGTTGGCGTTGCGGCCCACCACGCCCATGAGGCCCCAGGGGGTGGCGGAGAAGCCTTCCACGGTGATTGGCAGGGCCAGGTAGTAGGCGTCGAACTCGTCGGGGACCTGGGTGGTGGTGGGGTCGAAGTCGCGGTTGGCGTCCACGAAGCGCAGGAATCCGGCGATGGCCTTGAAACTGTCGCACACCGGGATGGTCACGAACGCGCCGGGGCCGCGGATGCCGCCCAGTACCGGGTTGGCGGAGAGGATCTCGCCGGAGATGGGCAGGTTGATGTCCTGCTGGCCGATGCTGAATTCGATCTGCGTGCCGGGCCAGTAGAACTGGAGGTAGGCTTGGTAGACGTCGATGACCACGGCGGGATTGTCCACGGTGTAGGTGCCGTTGCCCCAGGCGGTGTTGTTCACGCGGATGCCCAGGCGGAACTTCAGGCCCTCGTTGGCGATGAAGTCGGTGCGCAGGCGGAAGCGCTGCCACACGGTGAAGGGATCGCCGGTGCGGGTACCGGCCCCGTTCCAGCCCGTGAAATAGGGCTTGGACCAGAAGGTGCCGTGGACGCGGGCGTCGCCGGTCATGACCACTTCCGTGGCGGCCTGGGCCACGGCGGAGAAAGCGAGAAAAAGCGCGAAGAGCGCCGCCAGGACGGAGAAGCGTTTCATGAGCGGGCAAGCCTCCTGTATGATGGGCCGGTTTATGAATGGAACCGGGCCTGTGTACGGTGCTTAGGCACGCGAATCAACCGTCTTGTGGCGAGTTGTCCAGGATTTCCAGGGAGGGGGCCTGGGTTATGAAACCGTGCTCGGCCAGACAGTCGAAGAAGCGCGACAACCCCTGCTGCTCTTCCGGCCCCAGATCGTAGCTCAGGTGGCCGAAGTAGCGACGTATTTCGGCGCGGCTCATCTTGGGTTTGGTGAGCGAGGCCAGGCTGACTACCTCCTCGATGGCGGCCACGCCCGCGCGCTTGGACTGGCACAGGGTGCGCGAGGCGGCGGCCACTTCCTCGCGCCGTTCCTCCACGGCCTCGCGCCGGGCCACCCACACGCCGAACACGAAGGGCAGGCCGGTCCAGTCGCGCCAGACCTCGCCCAGGTCCAGCTGGTAGGGAAACCTGGGATCGGTGCGCATGGCCAGGGCCTCGTCGCCGATGGCCAGCACGGCGGGGTCCTGCGCGCCCTGGGCCAGGGCCTGGCGCACGGAGCCGGGAGATTTGACGAAGGCGGGCTTCACGTTGTGGACGCGCTCCAGCACGATGCG harbors:
- a CDS encoding chromate resistance protein ChrB domain-containing protein, producing MNNSKWFFFSFTLPAKNQTARMRVWRRLNSLGAVIIKGALYALPARPDLHEQLTWLAKEVDELGGEALFLETGPPANMTPTDLAACFTQARDADWQAIEQDLLPLLDQTRQPGFDADALESARRKLAKRADALQAIDYFPGGRGPRVAALLAELAALLTGDGPDAPSGPAIPKLAASDYLGKTWITRQRPYIDRLASFWLVRRFIDPDARIDFVPADVQPAARADAVRFDMAEAEFTHVGPLTTFEVLCAAFSLEANVPARLREVIRAIDLNDIEAGPSEALGVKQVLDGMTMAQPDDMLLTENALALFDALLASYSNPNTGE
- a CDS encoding outer membrane homotrimeric porin; protein product: MKRFSVLAALFALFLAFSAVAQAATEVVMTGDARVHGTFWSKPYFTGWNGAGTRTGDPFTVWQRFRLRTDFIANEGLKFRLGIRVNNTAWGNGTYTVDNPAVVIDVYQAYLQFYWPGTQIEFSIGQQDINLPISGEILSANPVLGGIRGPGAFVTIPVCDSFKAIAGFLRFVDANRDFDPTTTQVPDEFDAYYLALPITVEGFSATPWGLMGVVGRNANLPGVSTGGAGANQTLASNLYSAGSRLAPVGQRDAQDLYWWVGGAFSLTALDPFKFYADVIYGAGGATERSKNQRGGLFFDVAAEYVGLSFMSPQIAFWYATGEDSSTRNGSERMPVITSAWGAGNSFLFDSTQEFSRGFIGVDYLGAWGFIATLDKISFIEDLTSRISFTFAKGLNSPQALRAGVALWGYGNYFQMGRELATTEHILAVNIDSQYNIYKNLALILETGWAHGEFDSSVWGRRLVNASHSGDTWKASLGFRYKF
- a CDS encoding menaquinone biosynthetic enzyme MqnA/MqnD family protein, giving the protein MPANLRLGRISYLNVLPIYHPIEDGWVKHDFDIVSGPPATLNDLIRAGGLDLSACSSIEYARNPGRYYLLPDLAIGSRGPVKSVLLLSRVPLHKLADASVLVTAETHTSAALLRIVLERVHNVKPAFVKSPGSVRQALAQGAQDPAVLAIGDEALAMRTDPRFPYQLDLGEVWRDWTGLPFVFGVWVARREAVEERREEVAAASRTLCQSKRAGVAAIEEVVSLASLTKPKMSRAEIRRYFGHLSYDLGPEEQQGLSRFFDCLAEHGFITQAPSLEILDNSPQDG